The segment atatatatatatatatataaatatatatatatatatataaatatatatatatatatatatatatataaatatatatatatatatatatatatatatatatatatataaatatatatatatatatatatatatatataaatatatatatatatataaatatatatatatatatataaatatatatatatatataaatatatatatatatatatataaatatatatatatatatataaatatatatatatatatatataaatatatatatatatataaatataaatatatatatatatataaatataaatatatatatatatataaatatatatatatatatatatataaatatatatatatatatataaatatatatatatatatatatataaatatatatatatatatatatatataaatatatatatatatatataatatatatatatatatatatatatataaatatatatatatatatataaatatatatatatatatatatatatatatatatttatattatatatatataatatatatttatatatatatatataaaatgtatatatatatatatatataaatatttatatatatatatatatatttatatatatatatatatatatatatatatattatatatatatatatatatatatatataaatattatatatatatatatatatatatatatatataaatatttatatttatatatatatatatatatatatatatatatatataaatatttatatttatatatatatatatataaatatttatatatatataaaatatttatatttatattatatatatataaatatttatatatatatataaatatttatatttatatatatatatatataaatatttatatatatatatataaatatttatatatatatatataaatatttatatatatatatataaatatttatatatatatttatatatatatatatataaatattatatatatatatataaatatttatatatatatatatatataaatatttatatatatatatatatatatatatatatatatatatatatatatatatatataaatatttatatatatatgtatatatatatatatatatatatatacataaatatttatatatatatatataaatatatatacacgtattgaCCATACTTGGCATTTTAGGTTGCCAAGGCAAAGAATTATCTTGCACCGTCAACTCACGGCCTCGCTGTATATCCGACACTCGAGTGTGCGATGGACGTCCTGATTGCGACGATGGCAGCGATGAACACCTTTGCAGTCGTTTAATTAGTGACCTGAACAATTACAAGGTTGGTACTCTTTGTCTACTTATGTTGCAAGGCTAAGAAACACACAGATGGCAAGTTTTATTGTGTAAAATATGGTTGGGTGGAGTAGTTTTTGTCCCGTGTTCACAAACCCAGAGCCAGGGTCGAATTCGAGGGTGAAACTGAAGGCCGTGTCCTATGTGGGCTCTGAGCCGAGGGGCGCAGCTTAAGGCAGAGTAGGTGAGGGTTAGGTAAGATGGAAGACAAGGTCAAGGACGAAGGGTAAGTGTGGGCAAGTTTCAAGACATtgagttatttttttcatgtatataggCAAATGGAAATGAGTAATGTTTTCCAATAATAAACAAATTTTGCAATTAATTCATATGCACCTTTTTTTTCTACAGGAGCACGAGCCTGTGCGTAGGAAGGGTTACGTCCAAGTTAAGAGAAATAACAAATGGCAAATGATGTGTTTCGCAATATTCTCACATGCCAACTACGCTCATCATCGTAAATTTCTCCTTGATGTATGTCAGGATATAGCTGGTAGTTCTAGGTACGTTCGTTTAAAAAACTTTCTATGAatgcttattttttctttgctgttaacgctattagaaaaaaaataacttagtCTGTCCTCCAATTGAAAGCGTTTTCTGTAAAGGAAAACGCGGCACACTGCGGGATGGGGAGACTCTTTTGATACCATGAAGAGTCTACGATAATTCCTTTATCTTCCATGTGCTCCTTTTAAGGACAGTGTAAAAGGACTCTAACTAAAGCAATGAAatccccctcatatatatatatataatataatttttttttttcttttttttagtttggtACTCTTACgcattatgtatttctgacgaattaATTTCAAATGAAGAACTAATTAGTTCAATGGATTTATGCGAATATCAAATTAGTGTTTATGTAAATAACTTAACAATGTATTTCATCACACGAGAACGCAAAGAGGTCCAATTAGGTCCAAATCAGATATCTGAAATGGCCTCATACACTTgccccgcacacacgcacgcacgcacacacgcacgcacgcacgcacgcacgcacgcacacacgcacgcacgcacgcacgcacacacgcacgcacgcacgcacgcacacacgcacgcacgcacgcacgcacgcacgcacgcacgcacgcacgcacgcacgcacgcacgcacacacgcacgcacacgcacacacgcacgcacacgcacacacgcacgcacgtacgcacacacgcacgcacacacgcacgcacgcacacacgcacgcacacacgcacgcacgcacacacgcacgcacacacgcacgcacgcacacacgcacgcacacacgcacacacgcacgcacacacgcacacacgcacacacgcacgcacacacgcacgcacgcacacacacacgcacgtacgcacacacgcacacacacacgcacgtacgcacacacgcacacacgcacgtacgcacacacgcacacacgcacgtacgcacacacactcgcacacacgcacgtacgcacacacacacgcacgcacacacgcacgcacgcacacacacacgcacacacgcacgtacgcacacacgcacgcacacacgcacgcacgcacacacgcacgcacacacgcacgcacgcacacacgcacgcacacacgcacgcacgcacacacgcacgcacgcacacacgcacgcacgcacacacgcacgcacgcacacacgcacgcacgcacgcacgcacgcacgcacgcacgcacgcacgcacgcacgcacacacgcacgcacgcacacacgcacgtacgcatacacgcacacacacacgcacgcacacacgcacacacgcacgtacgcatacacgcacacacacacgcacacacgcacgcacacacgcacacacacacacacacacgcacacacacacgcacacacgcacacacgcacacaaatgcccAGTTTTACCTTCTCTTGTCAGAatcgcatatttttttcttccaaacagATGCGGCAAGGATACTCTAAAAGTCCttaatatccataaatatatgtcGTCAAAAGAGCCGTCTCAAATAGACTTCTTAGAAATGAATTCACAAGGAAAACTTGTGGAAGATTCATTCTGCTCCACGTCCCTCATCGGTTACTTGACGTGCGCTCAGCCTTGCGGGGGTGACCGAAGAACACGCAGGGACGCCGGCGACAGTAAGTACGAAACCCTAATGAAACAGCATTGACTTCCTTGAACTTACTATTCATCAAGAAAGTCGAGAaactcctgtttttttgtttttttttttttaacacatttattgtgtgattttctttccaactcctgtatttgtttgtttataaatctGTGTCGTTGGCTAGGTAGCAacttgaatacataaataaatacataaaaatgcacaAGCATACGAGCATAAAGATGCACAagcagtgtgtgcatgtgcatattttCTCTGTACAGATTTCAACACTTTCCTCAAACTGACACAAATAAGCCTCGCACGTCCCTTTTTCATCCCTAGCTCCCCCAGGCATGAACAGCTCGCTTGGCGCCGCAGTCCCGCCGGCGAGCCACACAGCGCCGCAACAACAGGACGCGGACCAGGACGACGACGCTTACTGGGAGCAGATGTCCCAAAGGTTCCTGAATCAGGAGCAAGAGCAGGGCGACATGGATTCACGAATAGTAGGCGGTACCATTGCAGACAGGAAGGACTGGCCATTCATCGTTTCCATAATTTACGGGGGTTCTCATTTTTGTGGCGGGAGCATCATCACTGCAGAATGGGTACTGTCAGCTGCCCATTGCTTATACAGGTACGTATTAGATAGCCATCTGTATTTTAAAAGGCTGCTAGAATGTCCTGGGAAACTTGTATTGTCTTCGTAACTAGTTATTCATTTAGTCGAGATTAGAAGTGTTTAATAGTAGGGTAAGGCTTCCGTTAGAATCCCTTTAAATAATGACTACAGTCTCCGGACGGTTCTCGCGAAGAGAACTAAAGACCATTTAAAACAAGTCTTGGCTGTaactattcataaatataatgtTTAGGAAATCTGCTGTGCCAGTGTCTCCGAATGCCTATTTGAAAGCGGCACTGATCGATAGACATTCCAGCTTTAGAGCATGTTACTGCATTGCTAGTTTGTCAggtatgatattgatattgatgatggggATACAGTACATACAGGCATAGTCCAGCTGAGTAGCAGGACCCAACACATGTTGATTACTTAAAAACAGTTGCGAGCTAAtgggaatatgtaaatatttaaatgtataaccATATCCTCATCGCAATTAATTTTGTTAGAAGTAgacgattttttatattttacagttTGAAAACCTCACTGCATTGGCGTGTGGTCGAGGTACAGGCTGGCATGATTAGACGGTTCTCCTGGTCGCCTTACGAGCAAACGTCAACAGTGTCTCATGTCACATTCCACCCTGGATATAATACGTTATCTTCAGACAACGAcatcatgatgatgaagatgacaactcCATTCCACTTTAACAGGTGATTTATTCCCACATGCAAAAGCACATTGTAAAGTGATTAGTTCTCTGTATGCCAGATTGAAAATGAACGCAATTTCTGCACGCAGTATTAtggctttttttttccaaattgctGATTTTTCATCAGTATGTCAATAATCGTCTCGCGCTGTTAGGTAACGTTTGAAGTTTTAAGTTGCATTAGAATTGCATATAATTTTACTTATGACTAAGTCTTGAAAATTTTAAGTTTATTTGGAAGGGTTGATAAATGTCCGGCTTTCTCAATTCCCAGGTGGGTGCAACCTGTTGCTTTGGCAAATAGACACGATGTTGTAGACAAGATGTGCAGCGTGGCAGGCTGGGGCACTCTTACGGAAGGCGGAGCATTACGTATGTAAATTCGTTTTCACTTTGCTTTGTAAATATTTCACACCGGTTTATAGGTCATAAAACAGATGGTTATTTCAGCATCAACAAAAAAGGAATTATATATTTCAGCCAACGAATTGCAAGAAGTGGATGTTCCATTACATGATAGGTGTCCAAGATTTTACAGAGTGCCTGACCAGCATTTTCTGTGTGCTGGTTATCGTCAAGGAGGGAAGGATTCATGTCAAGGAGATTCCGGAGGGCCCATGATATGTAaaaggtatgtacatacatttatttatatatatagatatatagatagagattagagatagagattagagatagagattagagatagagagattagagatagagagattagagatagagagattagagatagagagattagagatagagagattagagatagagagagagagattagagatagagagagagattagagatagagagagagagattagagatagagagagagagattagagatagagagagagagattagagatagagagagagagattagagatagagagagagagattagagatagagagagagagattagagatagagagagagagattagagatagagagagagagattagagatagagagagagattagagatagagagagagagattagagattaagagagagagagagattagagattaagagagagagagagattagagattaagagagagagagagattagagattaagagagagagagagattagagatagagagagagagattagagatagagagagagagattagagattaagagagagagagagattagagataaagagagagagagagattagagattaagagagagagagagattagagattaagagagagaattagagatagaagaggagagattaagatagagagagagagattagagatagagagagagagatagagataaatagagaagagagagaattataaagagaagagagaagagagagatagagagaggatgaagaaagagagagagagaagataagaagtgaagagaagagagagagagaagtaagagagagagagagatagaagaatagagagaggagagagatatagagagaagagaaagagagatagtaaagagagagagagataagtatagagaaagagaagagataaataatagaagagaaaattatagagataagagaagagagagagaagaatagagagtagagagagatgaagagatatagagagaaagagagagaagagagaagaggtaagagagaggagattatatatagatagagagagagagagagagagattatatatagatagagagagagagagagagagattatatatagatagagagagagagagagagagattatatatagatagagagagagagagagagagattatatatagatagagagagagagagagagagattatatatagatagagagagagagagagagagattatatatagatagagagagagagagagagagattatatatagatagagagagagagagagagagattatatatagatagagagagagagagagagagattatatatagatagagagagagagagagagagattatatatagatagagagagagagagagagagattatatatagatagagagagagagagagagagattatatatagatagagagagagagagagagagattatatatagatagagagagagagagagagagattatatatagatagagagagagagagagagagattatatatagatagagagagagagagagagagattatatatagatagagagagagagagagagattatatatagatagagagagagagagagagattatatatagatagagagagagagagagagattatatatagatagagagagagagagagagattatatatagatagagagagagagagagagattatatatagatagagagagagagagagagattatatatagatagagagagagagagagagattatatatagatagagagagagagagagagattatatatagatagagagagagagagagagattatatatagatagagagagagagagagagattatatatagatagagagagagagagagagattatatatagatagagagagagagagagattatatatagatagagagagagagagagagattatatatagatagagagagagagagagagattatatatagatagagagagagagagagagattatatatagatagagagagagagagagattatatatagatagagagagagagagagattatatatagatagagagagagagagagagattatatatagatagagagagagagagagagattatatatagatagagagagagagagagagattatatatagatagagagagagagagagagattatatatagatagagagagagagagagagattatatatagatagagagagagagagagagattatatatagatagagagagagagagagagattatatatagatagagagagagagagagagattatatatagatagagagagagagagagagattatatatagatagagagagagagagagagattatatatagatagagagagagagagagagattatatatagatagagagagagagagagagattatatatagatagagagagagagagagagattatatatagatagagagagagagagagagagagattatatatagatagagagagagagagagagagagattatatatagatagagagagagagagagagagattatatatagatagagagagagagagagagattatatatagatagagagagagagagagagagattatatatagatagagagagagagagagagattatatatagatagagagagagagagagagattatatatagatagagagagagagagagagagattatatatagatagagagagagagagagagattatatatagatagagagagagagagagagattatatatagatagagagagagagagagagattatatatagatagagagagagagagagagattatatatagatagagagagagagagagagattatatatagatagagagagagagagagagattatatatagatagagagagagagagagagattatatatagatagagagagagagagagagattatatatagatagagagagagagagagagattatatatagatagagagagagagagagagattatatatagatagagagagagagagagagattatatatagatagagagagagagagagattatatatagatagagagagagattatatatagatagagagagagagagagagagagagagagattatatatagatagagagagagagagagattatatatagatagagagagagattatatatagatagagagagagagagagagagagagagagattatatatatatagagagagagagagagagagagattatatatagatagagagagagagagagagagagaatttttttttatggctttatTTGTTGTAAGATTTCATTGATAGTCAATGCTATCATCTGTACACTTTGTGAAATAAACGAATGAACCTTTTGTTCTGGCAGCAATAAGAAGGGCTGGGAAGTATATGGTGTGGTCTCCTTCGGTCTTGGTTGTGCAAGAATGGGTCTTCCAGGTGCCTATACGAAAGTGCCTTTTTACTACAGGTGGATCCAGGCAGCGATGGGTAAGTACAGTTAGTACACACAGTAATACACTGATATCTCTGGTGTTATTCATTTTTGATCATTTTAAGCCACATAAAAACACATCAATATCAATGAGTAATATGACAATTGCATCCACAGCTACGAATTCTCAGGACATGTTTTCACTTCATCAATCGTGTGGCGATACGTGCTGGCTTAGGATGGGGTCATGTTTACACTACGCTGATTGTAATGTAAGTGAGATGGGTTGAAAATGCATGTTCAGTcttgaatgaaggaagagaacaagCAAAGTGTACGTATGGCAGTTAACAAGGTATTGCGCCTCTCCGCACCTCCAGGATAATTGCTGGGATTTGAATAGAAGATGCATTTCAAAAGGTATGAATATCAGCGCTACAATCCCTCCGTTTCATAAATCAGCAACATTGTCTCCACCAGAAGAGGTTCAGTTTACAAAACGTAAGTGTTCAATATGAATGACTGCAGGAGAAAGGTCTTTGAATCGAAAGAAGATTTCTGGGCATGGGGTAATCATATGAATATTTCCAGCTTGTCCGGTAGGCATGTCGTCATGCACAGTATCCGACGAATGCTACTTTCCAAAGCAAAGGTGTGATCGGGAGGTTAACTGCAATGATCTGTCCGATGAACTGAACTGCACCTGTCTCATGCGCACTGCAAATGAATATCAGTGTGATGGGTACCCGGACTGCCCTGATTTCTCGGATGAGCGTCATTGTGTGAATAAAGACGAAGGTCGGTGTTATAATTAGTGGGTAGTGTGTGAGCAGAAAAGCAATTGCGTGATATACTCGGTATACTATTTTGTGTATCTTGATCAGCTAATTATACCATGATTTCCTGTCCTCGTCCATAGGATGCAGTGAGGGAGAAATGTGGTGCACAAAAGCAGGGACACCAACCTGTGTTAATAAGGATAAACAGTGTGATGGACTACAAGACTGTGATGATAACTTGGATGAACATCTGTGCATGCGCCTGGTCTCCGACACGCATGATTCTAGTGTAAGCAATTCCAATGAAAGGCATTGATATTAGATATTCATATGCAAGTACTGTAAAGTCACGATCCAGAGTTTCtggattccctccctctcctactcctggTACCTGTTTGCTCGTTGAATTGTGTTGCGGTCACACTACTTCTAGCTATAAAGGGGTCCTGAGATATGGAGTGATTTTGCCCTGCCCCAGCTATACGTCGTGGTTGACCCATTCTGTAACTAGGGAATGGGAAAACGAGGCCTTCGCGCTCCTCGAAATTCGTTGACCACCgctaatcaaaacaaacaaataattaaaaccaATTACTTTAATGGAACAACGTTtaagtaattaatataattatagatgATTTAACAACTTACTTTGCATGATAGTACGAATTAATTAATGAGGgagtttgggtgggtgggtgggagaacgCCGCTCGATTATATACGATGTTCTGGATGTGCTTCCCATAGAGCAATGCGTAGATTGAGGTGTGGGACAGTTTCACCGCACCTTTTGCACCTGCCAGGGACACTGGCCAATCAGCAACTTGTGACGTCACACTCCCGAAGTTAGGATGTCTGACCTAGCTGGTAAagaagacagatatatacaaCAGGAATATCCACATTATTACACACATGATCGCCATGTTTACATATCGCGGGATAGGA is part of the Penaeus chinensis breed Huanghai No. 1 chromosome 2, ASM1920278v2, whole genome shotgun sequence genome and harbors:
- the LOC125034278 gene encoding uncharacterized protein LOC125034278, with the protein product MIFYAIFFKFEDIHRMVYGHKLQLHFRLHNIYVVKKRRRVVFTVSRDAGICVERPGYSSNTGETFQLSPGGYFCGWVPRRVKTESSQNKLVHGVRVGITLLQHMKATSWTGINVGQAPTTETMASGNRNSGRHNRTSGRWEARLETRVAAGRWPCSTLDIEIPHSCRYSSHQVVEVSDFRRYAKEAYEHIIDLLIDTITGMASIMAVHHFRDMQQVIVFIFLLNLQILMISSLPIYSPDRSLNYSNIAPKERRTEACPFPSDAKYRCDEEFDCLDFADERGCGSCQGKELSCTVNSRPRCISDTRVCDGRPDCDDGSDEHLCSRLISDLNNYKEHEPVRRKGYVQVKRNNKWQMMCFAIFSHANYAHHRKFLLDVCQDIAGSSRCGKDTLKVLNIHKYMSSKEPSQIDFLEMNSQGKLVEDSFCSTSLIGYLTCAQPCGGDRRTRRDAGDTPPGMNSSLGAAVPPASHTAPQQQDADQDDDAYWEQMSQRFLNQEQEQGDMDSRIVGGTIADRKDWPFIVSIIYGGSHFCGGSIITAEWVLSAAHCLYSLKTSLHWRVVEVQAGMIRRFSWSPYEQTSTVSHVTFHPGYNTLSSDNDIMMMKMTTPFHFNRWVQPVALANRHDVVDKMCSVAGWGTLTEGGALPNELQEVDVPLHDRCPRFYRVPDQHFLCAGYRQGGKDSCQGDSGGPMICKSNKKGWEVYGVVSFGLGCARMGLPGAYTKVPFYYRWIQAAMATNSQDMFSLHQSCGDTCWLRMGSCLHYADCNDNCWDLNRRCISKGMNISATIPPFHKSATLSPPEEVQFTKPCPVGMSSCTVSDECYFPKQRCDREVNCNDLSDELNCTCLMRTANEYQCDGYPDCPDFSDERHCVNKDEGCSEGEMWCTKAGTPTCVNKDKQCDGLQDCDDNLDEHLCMRLVSDTHDSSDSSFIIKQSGFLQIRRMGLWLPFCSSRLQNYTALVSKVCSDIVGHENLHISHLKPIQTSNELKSQTWTRLSFRNSSLVVVNACDSNLGLLIACAEPKCGSQYAYHIGHKSAQSGHLLGSKYFLGLGSRAGLASDMVTSNAEPEMWGFLVMILREGLPTCLGSILDSRWILTAAVCVEEYDQYFYEVKAGMLRRNSTSPYEQISNVNEIINGQHGELALLRLAIPLHLNRWVRFEPENVISRIANG